The following coding sequences lie in one Methanopyrus sp. SNP6 genomic window:
- a CDS encoding TrmB family transcriptional regulator, with the protein MSLLKHLSELGLSEREARVYLYLVRAGEANAREVSEGVGIPYSKVYSVLRSLEDKGWVEADRSIRPTTYRPVSPDVAVRRALERELNRIQRELEEHAKVAVRKLSEMYRAERETVARTYHGKSARETLAEVLRSSEDIVCIVHLGRNLPRWLLESLRRMKGSMVLRAKEGSEVADELEPDVKVTVDIEPRDTLIVLSADRREFFLGKFGVEGDYLLSLEEPILAQGIHDAVTRACKSRSRRA; encoded by the coding sequence GTGTCCCTCCTGAAACATCTTTCCGAACTAGGATTGTCCGAGCGAGAGGCACGGGTATACCTGTACCTGGTTCGCGCTGGTGAGGCCAACGCACGGGAGGTGAGTGAGGGGGTCGGAATTCCGTACTCAAAGGTTTACTCCGTCCTTCGATCGCTGGAGGACAAGGGATGGGTGGAAGCCGATCGAAGCATCAGACCTACTACCTATCGACCGGTGTCCCCGGACGTCGCGGTGAGGCGAGCCCTGGAGCGGGAGCTGAACAGGATCCAACGTGAGCTGGAGGAGCATGCCAAGGTCGCCGTGAGGAAACTTTCCGAGATGTACAGAGCGGAACGGGAGACCGTGGCCCGCACGTATCACGGTAAATCCGCCAGGGAGACGCTCGCAGAAGTGCTGAGATCGTCGGAAGATATAGTATGCATCGTCCACCTAGGCCGCAATCTGCCACGCTGGCTCCTGGAGTCGCTTCGGCGGATGAAAGGCTCGATGGTCCTCAGGGCTAAGGAGGGGTCCGAGGTCGCGGACGAACTGGAACCCGACGTGAAAGTAACAGTCGATATTGAACCCCGAGACACCTTAATAGTGCTCTCAGCGGACCGCCGCGAGTTTTTCTTGGGTAAGTTCGGTGTCGAGGGCGACTACTTGCTCTCACTCGAGGAGCCTATACTGGCCCAAGGGATCCACGATGCGGTCACGAGAGCGTGTAAATCGCGCTCACGACGCGCTTGA